The genomic stretch ATGTTTAACGGTAACAATTCACCCAAAAATATCGGCTTAACGATTGTTGGATTTCTATATAGACAAGGAATTGAGAAGAATAAGCTGGGTTACGCAGCTGCAGTTGGTATTATTCTTTTAGTTATTGCTATGGTTATCAATTTAACACAGTTGAAATTTAGTGGAATGTTCAAAAAGGAGGAGGATTAAAATGGGCAAGAGTCAGACGAGGAGTAATATGATTTCCAGATTAGTAATTATTTGTTTTTTCATTATACTATTCATTATAATTATGATCCCATTCTATGCAGTGGCCCTATCTTCCTTTAAACCAGGTGAATCATTAGTTAGATATGGTCTTAACCTAAGTTTGGATTTTAAAATCATGAGTTTTGATAATTTCATCTATCTGTTTACTGGAGAACACGATTATTTCGTATGGTTTTGGAACAGTATGATTTTAACAATCGTTCAAGTCGTTTTAACACTTTTTGTAAGCGCATTTGTTGCATATGGTTTTGCAGCATATCATTTTAAAGGTAAGAATTTTCTCTTTATATGTGTCTTGCTCATTATGATGGTGCCTTTCGAAATACTGCTGGTTCCTTTGTACAGTCTAATTAATGATTTGAAAATGGTGAATAGCTACTCAGCAATCATTCTGCCGGGTATAGCCAATGCCGCGACAATATTTTTCTTTAGGCAATATCTAAGAAGCATACCCAAAGAGATTATTCAATCTGGGCGGATTGATGGCGCAAACGAATATGCGATTTATTTTAGACTAATTATGCCGATTATGAAGCCATCATTTGCGGCAATGGCCATTCTAAATGGTATGAATAGCTGGAATAACCTGTTGTGGCCATTCATGGTTTTGGGAGATCAGAGTAAATATACACTTCCCATCGGTTTGAAAACGTTGTTAACTCCTTATGGCAATAACTATGACCTATTGATCGTGGGCTCCTTCTTCTCCATTATTCCAATTTTCATATTGTTTATTGCTTTCCAGAAATATTTCATAGACGGTATGACTGCAGGTGCTGTTAAAGGGTAGCTGGAAGTTGACTATAGAAATCGGTTGAAAACAGATCTTTTTCCGAAATGAATTATTCCACTAAAGATATCCATAAGAAAAAGCCGATTGTCTGAACACTGTTCAGCACAATCGGCTGCTTTTTCCAAGAAAGAGCAAGGGTTAAACTTATAATTTCATTTTCGTAATACATATATAAGGAGTATGAACTTCGAAGAGATCGTAAGTAAGATCCATATCCATAACAGCTTAGATGTCAGCTTAAGCATAAAACACCCTCGTGAATATCAAAATCTACAACACTTAAAGCGTAAGTATTTTAATGTGAGAGACTTAATGGTCTTAAAAATTTATAAATTATGTAACATCCATCATAAAATCTAATTGTGTAAGATCTTCTCAGAAAATTAACGGCGTTCAGTAGCTTGGAATGGATGTTATTCTGTATAATATTTCGCTGATAGTAAAAAATGCGGCAATAGCAGAAATATCTGCTGCGCCGCATTCAATATTTTTATGAATCTTTTTGTTCTTCTTTTTCTTCTTGTCCTTCTTCATAAAACGTTACTCGATTTCTTCCAGATTGCTTTGATCGGTATAAACACTCATCCGCTATCCGAATAATGTTACCGACGTTTGGATCATGTAGAGGATAGAATGCCACGCCAATACTGCAGCCAATGGAAACATGATTAAAATCAACGATAAAAGGCTTGTTCATTAAAGTGATGATTTCTTCAGCAAGATCAAGAGACTCTTGATAGGAATCCGCTTGTGGTGATCGAAGAATAAGCAGAAACTCATCTCCTCCCAACCGAACGGTAATGTTGCCGGGTTTCGTAACCATAAGAAGTCTTTGGGCAACTTTCTGCAAAAGTAAATCTCCTACTTGATGACCTAGGGTGTCATTCACTTTCTTGAAGCCATCCAAGTCGATATACATAAACGAAAGTGTCTCGAAGGGAATATCGAGATGTTCAATCGTTTCTTCCAGATAACGTTCAAGCGCGATCCGATTCGGAAGTCCGGTCAATTGATCTTGTTCGGCGAGAAGTTTCATATCTCCGAGTGCCGATTCAGAACGACTTAACGATTCAACTAAACTTCGCAGCGAAGTAGAGAGACTATGTATCTCAGTAAACCTCTTGTATTCAGGAATCGTCACATTATTACCCGAACGAAGCTGATTTGCTGCAGATGTTATTCCGCGAATGGGTCTTGAAATCGTCTCAGCAAGGAACCAACCGATCGTGGCAAATATAATGGATGCTATAATACCAATAAAAATAAAACTGTTCATCATTTGGCTCATTGAAGAGAATGCGACATCCGTAGGTTGTCTAACCAGTACAGTCCAGCCGAGGCCTTCGTAATTCAGATATCCATCTCCATAGGCATAACCCGTAAGATAGCTTTTCCCATTGGGCCATTCTTCTACTTCCCAATCATTCTCCCCTTTTTGACTTTTTGCAACGCTGCTAATATTAAGTTTCTCACCCACCATATTCTTCGGGCCAAGAAGTACCGTACTGTCTGCTTTACTGATAATGAATAATTCTAAGTCTTTTATATGGTCCTTCTGAGGTTCGAGAATTGTTCGCTGGACTTCCTTTGACCATTCCCAGCTTAAGTGAGCAGCAAGTACACCAATAGTAGTTCCGGATTTACCTTGTACGGGTATACTGATATCAACGAACTGTAAGGGTTCTCCCGTTGGATTTGGAAGGAGTTTCGAGAGTAATACAGCTTCATGAACATCTCCGATAAACTTCCCTTTGACACCTTCTTTAAAAACGGGGCGCTCAGCTATGTTGGTTCCTACTAATATTCCGTCGGTTGCAGCAAGCACTTCGCCTTGATCGTCCATAAATCCAACCCAGGAGAAAGAGGGGAAGCTCGCTTTTAATTGATTAAGTAACTTTTGGTTCTTGTCTACATCTTGAGTTTGTTCCATTTTGATCATTGATGCTAGAATTTCAACTTCACCTGCACGGGACCACATGAAGCTATCGAGTTTGTCTGACATTTGATAAGCGATACTCGAAAGGGATTGACCAATCTCATTTTGTAATCTCACAGCCGAACGATTGCTTAAGATGGACCCAAAGATGGTAGTTAATAGAATGACAAATGATGTGAATGTTAGAACAAGAATGGTACGTAATTTAATCATAACAGCCTCCCACGTCTAATATATTTTAAGACTCACAGAACGAGGCCTTTTTTATAAAGTGAACAGAGTGAACATAACATAAGCAGGAAAAATAATCCATAGAACTTGTCGTTTTTTATCACTATTTGATATTTTTTTTGCATTAATATGAAAGTGAATTGATCTTACAAGAAAATAGCTGAAGAGTTAAGATGTGTGTATTAATACAGACAGACAACCTTTTAGCCTGTATATTTCTTTGTTGACCCATTGCTACTGTGCGATTTGTATTTCTTATTTTAGTTAAGCCTGAGTAAGAGTGTGGAGGAATGTAATTGAACACGATACGTAATAACAGCCCGGAGGACGGCGTGACATACCATTCTGTGATTTCGGCACTGGAGAAGAACTTAGCAATTATTCGATTTGATCTTGAACGCCGTGTAACGTATGTGAATGAAGGATTTGCGACAAGCATGGGTTATTCGAGAGAAGAAATGTATGGGATGTTACATAAGGATTTATGCTTTTCCAAATTTGTGAATAGTTCGGAGTACGAAGAGTTCTGGAGCAATATTCTTTGTGGGAAAACTTATCAGGATAAGATCGAACGTAAAGATGCGAAGGGGAATCAAATATGGCTAGAAGCTACCTATATGCCAATTTTTGATGATAAGGGCGAGAAGATTCTCGCTGTAACTAAGGTAGCCACCAACATAACGAAACGCCAAAATAATCTTACGGCTGTTGTAGATGAACTCAAGGAAATGTCTATGGTCCTAAACAAACGTGCTGAAATGGGAATTGAAAGCAGCGAAGAGTTGTTGAAAAGTATTCTTTCTATTGCGAATGTATCTGCCATAAATACGCAAACGCTTACAGGTTTACAGGAGGAAGCTAAATCCATTCAAAACGTAGTAACAACGATTCGTAATATCTCCTCCGAGACGCAGCTCCTCGCACTTAATGCGGCAATCGAAGCTGCCCATGCAGGTGAGTATGGCAGAGGGTTTGATGTTGTGGCTAAAGAAGTGAAGAAACTGTCTTCGATGGTAGAGAATTCGATTGTTGAGATACGAGACAGTGTACAGGGCATTACGAAAGAGATTTCAAATATATCTCAAGGAACCATGGAAATTCAGGATTATATTGAACAAAGTCAACAGCAGATTGAGATTGCCATGAAGGATTTTACAGTGGTACTCTCCTCCGCACAGGAACTGGATTCCAAAGCAAAACAAGTGATCACGATTGTATAAATATAATTGAAGGGCATGAAAAATTACTCATGCTCTTTTTAGTATGGGAATTTCAGTCAGGAGATTGAAGTTGAACGAATACCTTGTTATAATTTATGGATATAAATGGGAGGAGGGCGACATGATGCCAGTAATTTTGTAATGAGTTATCTTATAAGGATTATCACCATTACAAGGATACAGAGCAAAGTGTTGGTTTTATCACATAATGCAGTGAATCCTTGAGGAAGTTATCTGTATTATGGGATATGGCTTTCCTGGTCATCAGCTTTGTACTCCTGCTATTATGAGGAGGTTCACATGAAGCGTGTAATCAGTACAAGTGATGAGATTTTAACGATAGATTGCAAAGATATAATGCTGAGAGAGTATATAGAAGAGGACTTAGATGCTTTTCACGATCTGACTTGGCAACCACATTTTCATGAGTTTCTAGTAGATTGGAATGTGTCTAAGGAGCAGAGAAAAGAATGGTTTCATAAATACGAAATCCCGGAGAATAAACGATTCTTACAAGCTGTATCTACAGATGGAGATATTGGAGATATTCGTTTACGTCTTGGAATCATCTCAAGAGCGACAGGTAAGTTCATTGGAGTCTGCGGTACGGGGGTGCTAGACAAAATCACTCCACCCAAGAGAGAAATTTATTACGGGATTTCAAACGAATATCGAAATAAAGGGTATACTACACAAGCGGTGAAGGGTCTCATTCATTACTTGTTTAGTAATACGAATACCGAGCAACTCATTGCTATTGCACAGATCTGCAATCTTCCATCTAATCGGGTGATCAATAAATCCGGATTTGTGTATGAACGTGATATAGAGATTGAAGAAAAGAAGTTTCACTATTACACAATAAATAAAGAATAAGAGAAAGACGAAAAGGTTAAGGGTTGCCATTTAGGCAGCCCTTTCCTTGGTTAGAGGGGATAAATAGATGAAAGGAGCTGTTAGAGTGGAATTAATCGCTGAAATTTCCGACATAGATCTAGGTTTAATGAGCAGTAACTTACCTGATCAGGTTCATATACGAAAAGCTGCAAGAGCAATCATCTTAAATGAATCTAATCAAATTGCCCTCCTTTATGTATCGGAAAAGAACTATCATAAACTGCCAGGGGGTGGGGTGGAGGCTAATGAAACATGGTCAGAAGCTTTACAGCGTGAAGTAAAAGAAGAGGTTGGGGCGACGATCGAAATGATCGCTAATCTTGGATCAATTATTGAACATCGAGGTCGGCATCATTTAATACAACAATCCTGCTGTTATCTAGCTAGAGCGGTCGAAATGAGCCATACACCATCTTTTACAAAAGAAGAACAAGCAAATGGATTCCAATTGAAATGGATGAATTATGACCAAGCTGTTTCATTAATAAAACATGATAAACCAAAAGATTATGTCGGCCAGTTTATTCAAAAAAGGGATTTTCTTTTTTTACAAAAAGTGAAGATGTATTGCAAGGGTATGTAAATGCATTTATATCAAAACTTTAAATCTTAATTTTAAAATATAAGAGAGACTTGATTTTATGATTCTCTTAATGTTATACTTCTCTGTGCTAAAAATCACTGTTTACGAGATTTATTGTGAAAGATTACTAACATATAAGTAAGCTTGTTCCCAGAAAGCTCGTGACAGATTATTTTACATACAGGAGGAACATATAATTATGGAACGCGTACAAGGTAAAGTAGCTATTATCACAGGTGGAGCATCAGGTATTGGTCTTGCAACAGCACAAACTCTTGCTAAAGAAGGTGCTAAAGTTGTTATTGCAGACTTCAATCAAAAAGGTGCTGAAGCAGCAGCTCAAGAAATCGTAAATCAAGGCGGCGAAGCAATCGGAGTATTCTTGGATGCTTCTAAACTTGAATCTATTAAAGAAACAGTAGATAAAACCGTTGAAACCTACGGAACGATCAACATTCTGTTTAATAACGTTGGTTTGACGAACTTGAAAAAAGATCTGGATGTAGTGAATTTAGATCTTGAAGAGTGGGATCACCTAGTCAACGTTAACCTGAGAAGTGTACTTGCTGGATGTAAATATGCAATTCCTCATATGGTTAAAGCTGGCGGGGGTGCAATCATTAACACCGCTTCAATGGCTGGATTCGCTTCTGATATTATTCGTACAGCATATGGTACAACGAAAGCAGCTGTCGTACATTTGACTAAATACGTTGCTACACAATACGGTAAACAAAATATTCGTTGTAATGGTGTTGCACCAGGTCTTATTCTTACACCAGCAGCTAAAAATAACTTGTCTCCTGAACTATTAGATACATTTATGAAATATAATGCTCTTCCTTACCACGGAGAGCCAGAAGACATCGCTAATACCGTTCTTTTCCTTGCTTCAGACGAATCTAAGTTCATCACAGGACAAACGATCCAAGTAGAAGGCGGACATTACCTTGCTAACCCAACGGTTCCGGACTTCGTTGCAAT from Paenibacillus polygoni encodes the following:
- a CDS encoding carbohydrate ABC transporter permease, with translation MISRLVIICFFIILFIIIMIPFYAVALSSFKPGESLVRYGLNLSLDFKIMSFDNFIYLFTGEHDYFVWFWNSMILTIVQVVLTLFVSAFVAYGFAAYHFKGKNFLFICVLLIMMVPFEILLVPLYSLINDLKMVNSYSAIILPGIANAATIFFFRQYLRSIPKEIIQSGRIDGANEYAIYFRLIMPIMKPSFAAMAILNGMNSWNNLLWPFMVLGDQSKYTLPIGLKTLLTPYGNNYDLLIVGSFFSIIPIFILFIAFQKYFIDGMTAGAVKG
- a CDS encoding GGDEF domain-containing protein; translation: MIKLRTILVLTFTSFVILLTTIFGSILSNRSAVRLQNEIGQSLSSIAYQMSDKLDSFMWSRAGEVEILASMIKMEQTQDVDKNQKLLNQLKASFPSFSWVGFMDDQGEVLAATDGILVGTNIAERPVFKEGVKGKFIGDVHEAVLLSKLLPNPTGEPLQFVDISIPVQGKSGTTIGVLAAHLSWEWSKEVQRTILEPQKDHIKDLELFIISKADSTVLLGPKNMVGEKLNISSVAKSQKGENDWEVEEWPNGKSYLTGYAYGDGYLNYEGLGWTVLVRQPTDVAFSSMSQMMNSFIFIGIIASIIFATIGWFLAETISRPIRGITSAANQLRSGNNVTIPEYKRFTEIHSLSTSLRSLVESLSRSESALGDMKLLAEQDQLTGLPNRIALERYLEETIEHLDIPFETLSFMYIDLDGFKKVNDTLGHQVGDLLLQKVAQRLLMVTKPGNITVRLGGDEFLLILRSPQADSYQESLDLAEEIITLMNKPFIVDFNHVSIGCSIGVAFYPLHDPNVGNIIRIADECLYRSKQSGRNRVTFYEEGQEEKEEQKDS
- a CDS encoding methyl-accepting chemotaxis protein, whose protein sequence is MNTIRNNSPEDGVTYHSVISALEKNLAIIRFDLERRVTYVNEGFATSMGYSREEMYGMLHKDLCFSKFVNSSEYEEFWSNILCGKTYQDKIERKDAKGNQIWLEATYMPIFDDKGEKILAVTKVATNITKRQNNLTAVVDELKEMSMVLNKRAEMGIESSEELLKSILSIANVSAINTQTLTGLQEEAKSIQNVVTTIRNISSETQLLALNAAIEAAHAGEYGRGFDVVAKEVKKLSSMVENSIVEIRDSVQGITKEISNISQGTMEIQDYIEQSQQQIEIAMKDFTVVLSSAQELDSKAKQVITIV
- a CDS encoding GNAT family N-acetyltransferase; amino-acid sequence: MKRVISTSDEILTIDCKDIMLREYIEEDLDAFHDLTWQPHFHEFLVDWNVSKEQRKEWFHKYEIPENKRFLQAVSTDGDIGDIRLRLGIISRATGKFIGVCGTGVLDKITPPKREIYYGISNEYRNKGYTTQAVKGLIHYLFSNTNTEQLIAIAQICNLPSNRVINKSGFVYERDIEIEEKKFHYYTINKE
- a CDS encoding NUDIX domain-containing protein — encoded protein: MKGAVRVELIAEISDIDLGLMSSNLPDQVHIRKAARAIILNESNQIALLYVSEKNYHKLPGGGVEANETWSEALQREVKEEVGATIEMIANLGSIIEHRGRHHLIQQSCCYLARAVEMSHTPSFTKEEQANGFQLKWMNYDQAVSLIKHDKPKDYVGQFIQKRDFLFLQKVKMYCKGM
- a CDS encoding SDR family NAD(P)-dependent oxidoreductase, with protein sequence MERVQGKVAIITGGASGIGLATAQTLAKEGAKVVIADFNQKGAEAAAQEIVNQGGEAIGVFLDASKLESIKETVDKTVETYGTINILFNNVGLTNLKKDLDVVNLDLEEWDHLVNVNLRSVLAGCKYAIPHMVKAGGGAIINTASMAGFASDIIRTAYGTTKAAVVHLTKYVATQYGKQNIRCNGVAPGLILTPAAKNNLSPELLDTFMKYNALPYHGEPEDIANTVLFLASDESKFITGQTIQVEGGHYLANPTVPDFVAMSKNQ